In one Rutidosis leptorrhynchoides isolate AG116_Rl617_1_P2 chromosome 8, CSIRO_AGI_Rlap_v1, whole genome shotgun sequence genomic region, the following are encoded:
- the LOC139861138 gene encoding transcription factor bHLH30-like, protein MMQFLPNIHGYELSSCSSLIRNLLYDHGSHHLSTNVEDNVTTTAEEKAAAACNRHSEAERRRRKRINGHLATLRSLLPNTVKADKASLLAEVVRRVKELKKVAAEIELKSMDQSDETIQNNECYMIPSENDELELTYIGEDSSAKKIMIKAHICCEDRVNLIGELTRALALIHVKLVRTEIGTLGGRIKCVLWVQVSAETTEQGVRELRRALNVVIDRATFMDLPRNKRPRLAD, encoded by the exons ATGATGCAGTTTTTACCAAATATTCATGGATATGAGTTAAGCAGTTGTTCAAGTTTAATAAGAAACTTGTTATATGATCATGGAAGTCATCATTTATCAACAAATGTTGAAGACAATGTGACGACAACCGCTGAGGAAAAGGCGGCAGCCGCTTGTAACCGCCACAGTGAAGCTGAGCGGAGACGACGTAAACGAATCAACGGTCACCTTGCCACCCTCCGTAGCCTCCTTCCCAACACCGTTAAA GCGGATAAGGCTTCATTATTGGCAGAAGTAGTACGAAGAGTGAAGGAGTTAAAGAAGGTAGCTGCGGAAATAGAATTGAAGAGTATGGATCAAAGTGATGAGACAATACAAAATAACGAGTGTTATATGATTCCAAGTGAAAATGATGAGCTTGAGTTGACATACATCGGAGAAGATTCAAGTGCCAAGAAGATTATGATAAAGGCTCATATATGTTGTGAGGATAGGGTGAATTTGATAGGGGAGTTAACGAGGGCGTTAGCTTTGATACACGTAAAATTGGTGCGTACGGAGATAGGGACGTTAGGTGGGAGGATAAAATGTGTGTTATGGGTTCAAGTCTCAGCGGAAACAACAGAACAAGGGGTTCGTGAACTACGAAGGGCGTTGAATGTGGTTATCGATCGAGCAACGTTTATGGATTTGCCTAGAAACAAAAGGCCTCGTCTTGCGGATTGA